In Nonomuraea sp. NBC_00507, the following are encoded in one genomic region:
- the leuA gene encoding 2-isopropylmalate synthase has translation MTAQQPSPMPIHRYQPFEPIRLTDRTWPDQVLTKAPRWCAVDLRDGNQALIDPMDSHRKLKMFELLVRMGYKEIEVGFPAASQTDFDFIRQIIEEDRIPDDVVIQVLTQARPELIERTFESIEGAKQAIVHLYNSTSTLQRRVVFGQDKDGITAIAVEGAKLVKKLADATDVDVYFQYSPESFTGTELEYAVEVCDAVNDVWQPTPDRKVIINLPATVEMATPNIYADQIEWMHRHLKHRDSIVLSLHPHNDRGTAVAAAELGYMAGADRIEGCLFGNGERTGNVCLVTLGMNLFSQGVDPEIDFSDIDEIRRVTEYCNQLPVHPRHPWGGELVYTAFSGSHQDAIKKGFEHLERDAAVAGVPVNEFTWAVPYLPIDPKDIGRTYEAVIRVNSQSGKGGVSYIMKADHQLDLPRRLQIEFSKVVQARTDEQGGEVGAAEMFEIFRDEYLPNPANRWGRLSLMAHRHESTVDDKDRISADVRLDGEIREVEGSGNGPISAFIDAIAGVGIQVRVLDYVEHAMSAGSDAKAASYLECDVNGQVLWGVGIDANTTTASLKAIISAVNRASR, from the coding sequence ATGACCGCCCAGCAGCCCAGTCCCATGCCGATCCATCGTTATCAGCCCTTCGAACCGATCCGGCTGACCGACCGCACCTGGCCCGACCAGGTCCTCACCAAGGCGCCCCGCTGGTGCGCGGTGGACCTGCGTGACGGCAACCAGGCTCTGATCGACCCGATGGACTCCCACCGCAAGCTCAAGATGTTCGAGCTGCTGGTACGCATGGGCTACAAGGAGATCGAGGTAGGCTTCCCGGCCGCCTCGCAGACCGACTTCGACTTCATCCGGCAGATCATCGAAGAGGACCGCATCCCGGACGACGTCGTCATCCAGGTGCTGACCCAGGCCAGGCCAGAGCTGATCGAGCGCACTTTCGAGTCGATCGAGGGCGCCAAGCAGGCCATCGTCCACCTCTACAACTCGACCTCCACGCTGCAGCGGCGCGTCGTGTTCGGCCAGGACAAGGACGGCATCACGGCCATCGCGGTCGAGGGCGCCAAGTTGGTCAAGAAGCTCGCCGACGCGACCGACGTGGACGTCTACTTCCAATACTCGCCGGAGTCGTTCACCGGCACCGAGCTGGAATACGCCGTCGAGGTGTGCGACGCGGTCAACGACGTGTGGCAGCCCACCCCCGACCGCAAGGTCATCATCAACCTGCCCGCCACCGTCGAGATGGCCACCCCCAACATCTACGCTGACCAGATCGAGTGGATGCACCGCCACCTCAAGCACCGCGACTCGATCGTGCTGTCACTGCACCCGCACAACGACCGCGGCACCGCCGTGGCCGCCGCCGAGCTGGGCTACATGGCCGGCGCCGACCGCATCGAGGGCTGCCTGTTCGGCAACGGCGAGCGCACCGGCAACGTCTGCCTGGTCACGCTGGGCATGAACCTTTTCTCCCAGGGCGTCGACCCCGAGATCGACTTCAGTGACATCGACGAGATCCGCCGCGTCACCGAATACTGCAACCAGCTGCCCGTGCACCCGCGCCACCCGTGGGGCGGCGAGCTGGTCTACACCGCCTTCTCCGGCTCCCACCAGGACGCCATCAAGAAGGGCTTCGAGCACCTGGAGCGCGACGCCGCGGTGGCCGGGGTGCCGGTGAACGAGTTCACGTGGGCGGTGCCGTACCTGCCGATCGACCCCAAGGACATCGGGCGCACGTACGAGGCCGTGATCCGCGTCAACAGCCAGTCCGGCAAGGGCGGGGTCTCCTACATCATGAAGGCCGACCACCAGCTCGACCTGCCGCGCCGGCTGCAGATCGAGTTCTCCAAGGTCGTGCAGGCCCGCACGGACGAGCAGGGCGGCGAGGTCGGTGCGGCTGAGATGTTCGAAATCTTCCGGGACGAATACCTGCCCAACCCGGCCAACCGGTGGGGCCGCCTCAGCCTCATGGCCCACCGCCACGAGTCCACGGTGGACGACAAGGACCGCATCAGCGCCGACGTCCGCCTCGACGGGGAGATCCGCGAGGTCGAAGGCTCCGGCAACGGCCCGATCTCAGCCTTCATCGACGCCATCGCCGGGGTCGGCATCCAGGTGCGGGTGCTCGACTACGTGGAGCACGCGATGAGCGCCGGGAGCGACGCCAAGGCGGCGTCCTACCTGGAGTGCGACGTCAACGGGCAGGTGCTGTGGGGCGTCGGCATCGACGCCAACACCACCACGGCGTCCCTCAAGGCCATCATCTCCGCGGTCAACCGCGCTTCCCGCTGA
- the ddaH gene encoding dimethylargininase, which produces MSGIALVRKPGPRIAEGIVTHIEREPMDYERAAAQHDAYVAALAAGGWRPAYAKPADDLPDAPFVEDAVLVAGRLAVLTRPGAAERRPEVESVAQAVRELGMKTVSIAPPGTLDGGDVLQVGPTVYVGRSARTNDAGIGQLTALLPERRVVPVNMTGVLHLKSAVTALPDGTLIGDPRHVNLPHMLEPPEESGAHVVLMGGDRVLMAASAPQTAAMLERRGLSVTKVDISEFEKLEGCVTCLSVLIDG; this is translated from the coding sequence ATGTCTGGTATCGCGCTGGTAAGGAAACCTGGCCCCCGTATTGCCGAGGGCATCGTCACCCATATCGAGCGCGAGCCGATGGACTACGAGCGGGCCGCCGCCCAGCACGACGCCTACGTGGCCGCGCTGGCCGCCGGCGGCTGGCGGCCCGCGTACGCCAAGCCCGCCGATGACCTGCCCGACGCGCCATTCGTGGAGGACGCGGTGCTGGTGGCGGGGCGGCTGGCCGTGCTGACCCGGCCCGGTGCGGCCGAGCGGCGGCCGGAGGTGGAGTCCGTGGCGCAGGCCGTACGGGAGCTGGGCATGAAGACGGTCAGCATCGCGCCGCCCGGCACCCTCGACGGTGGCGACGTGCTGCAGGTCGGCCCCACCGTGTACGTCGGCAGGTCGGCGCGCACCAACGACGCCGGCATCGGGCAGCTGACGGCCCTGCTGCCGGAGCGCCGAGTGGTGCCCGTGAACATGACAGGCGTGCTGCACTTGAAGTCGGCGGTCACGGCGCTCCCCGACGGGACGCTCATCGGCGATCCCAGGCACGTGAACCTGCCGCATATGCTGGAGCCGCCGGAGGAGTCGGGCGCGCACGTGGTGCTCATGGGCGGCGACCGGGTCCTGATGGCCGCCTCGGCGCCCCAGACCGCCGCGATGCTCGAAAGACGCGGACTTAGTGTGACGAAGGTCGATATTTCAGAGTTTGAGAAGCTCGAGGGGTGCGTGACCTGCCTCAGCGTCCTGATCGACGGGTGA
- a CDS encoding DUF2630 family protein, translating into MRDDEILTKISALVDEEHQLRNKLTTGDVTTDEEHARVKELETALDQCWDLLRQRRARRSAGEDPDGAAVRPPGEVENYRQ; encoded by the coding sequence ATGCGGGACGACGAGATACTCACCAAGATCAGTGCTCTGGTCGACGAGGAGCACCAACTGCGCAACAAGCTGACGACCGGCGACGTGACGACGGACGAGGAACACGCGCGGGTGAAGGAGCTGGAAACGGCCCTCGACCAGTGCTGGGACCTGCTCCGGCAGCGCCGTGCCCGGCGCAGCGCGGGCGAGGACCCCGACGGCGCCGCCGTGCGCCCGCCCGGCGAGGTGGAGAACTACCGCCAATAG
- a CDS encoding GNAT family N-acetyltransferase encodes MRIQAIDPGRHEDLIAGLHDAYVAANSHDPGPLLSLPVFRREVCTDLPGQLTEAWAVVEDGKVAGGYGLALPRLDNTHMGWLFPLVVRPERRCRGLGTALFEHALDRLRGHGRRLLLAETPGTGVGARFARARGMTVSLAEARRTLDLRTADWGALERMLPQADGYSLERWIGPAGPELVPDLALLMNGMNDAPRDADLENAVFSAERLRDREERITPNGVTCYTTIARRDSDGAPAGYTRVYLQADRSDGWGNQADTMVLREHRGHRLGLLLKLTNLLWLREREPHLERIITWNATSNGPMLAINEAMGFELLDEWNEWRLAL; translated from the coding sequence ATGAGGATCCAAGCCATCGACCCAGGCCGGCACGAGGATCTGATCGCGGGTCTGCACGACGCGTACGTGGCGGCCAACTCCCACGATCCCGGCCCCTTGCTCTCCCTCCCCGTGTTCCGCCGCGAGGTCTGCACAGACCTGCCCGGGCAGCTGACCGAGGCATGGGCGGTGGTGGAGGACGGCAAGGTGGCCGGCGGCTACGGGCTGGCGCTGCCCAGGCTCGACAACACCCACATGGGGTGGCTGTTCCCGCTCGTGGTCAGGCCAGAGCGCCGGTGCCGCGGGCTCGGCACGGCGCTGTTCGAGCACGCCCTGGACCGGTTGCGCGGGCACGGGAGGCGGCTGCTGCTCGCCGAGACGCCTGGCACCGGCGTCGGCGCACGGTTCGCCCGGGCGCGCGGCATGACGGTGTCCCTCGCGGAGGCCCGCCGCACCCTCGACCTGCGCACGGCCGACTGGGGCGCGTTGGAACGCATGCTCCCCCAGGCCGACGGCTACTCCTTGGAACGGTGGATCGGACCCGCCGGCCCTGAGCTGGTGCCCGATCTCGCCCTCCTGATGAACGGCATGAACGACGCTCCGCGCGACGCCGACCTCGAGAACGCGGTCTTCAGCGCCGAACGCCTGCGCGACCGCGAGGAGCGCATCACTCCCAACGGCGTGACCTGCTACACCACGATCGCCCGCCGTGACTCCGACGGCGCTCCCGCCGGCTACACCCGCGTCTACCTCCAGGCCGACCGCTCCGACGGCTGGGGCAACCAGGCGGACACGATGGTGCTGCGCGAGCACCGGGGCCATCGCCTGGGGCTGCTGCTCAAGCTCACCAACCTGCTCTGGCTGCGCGAGCGGGAGCCCCACCTGGAGCGGATCATCACCTGGAACGCCACTTCGAACGGCCCCATGCTCGCCATCAACGAAGCCATGGGCTTCGAGCTCCTCGACGAGTGGAACGAGTGGCGGCTGGCGCTGTAG